The segment TTTTTGAGGGTTTCCGGGTTTCCCATGAAATACAAAAGATCGAAGAGATTGGTTTTGATGATATGCGTACAATGATTCCCGACGATCTTATTATAGCACACCGCAAGAGAGGACTGACACCAGACCGGCCATGTATACGCGGGACATCCCAGAATCCCGATGTATATTTTCAGGGGCGGGAGACGGTGAACAAATATTACCAGGCTGCCCCCGCTATCGTACAAAAAGTAATGAATACGTTTGCCGGCATTGTTGGCCGTCAATATAAACTTTTTGAGTACTTTGGAGACCCAAATGCTGAACGTATCATAATCACCATGGGTTCATCAGGAGAGACGGTATATGACACAATAAATACTTTAAATGCAAAAGGAGAAAGGCTTGGGCTTGTCCAGGTCAGACTATTCAGGCCTTTTGATGTCGAGGCATTTGCTGCTTCCCTGCCGGCGAGTGTGAAAGCAATTGCGGTTCTTGATCGCACTAAGGAGCCGGGAACAACGGGCGAACCCCTATACCTTGATGTCCGGACTGCTGTCGGCGAGGCAATGGAAAGGGAATTGACAGCATTTACCAGATACCCGACAATTGTCGGAGGCCGTTACGGTCTCGGTTCAAAAGATTTCACCCCTGCTATGGTAAAGGCTGTATTTGATAATATTTTACAAGGCAAACCAAGAAATCATTTTACGGTTGGTATTCATGATGATGTTACCGGCTCCAGTCTTGAGTACGATGAATCATTTACCATAGAAGAAAGTGATGTCTTTCGTGCCCTATTTTATGGTTTAGGTTCTGATGGTACCGTGAGTGCAAATAAAAATACCATTAAGATTATAGGAACGGAAACAGATAATTATGCACAGGGTTATTTCGTTTATGACTCAAAGAAATCCGGAGCTATGACCATATCCCATGTCCGTTTTGGAAAAGAGAAAATACACAAGCCATATCTTGTTCCAAAAGCAAACTTTATAGCTTGCCATAATCCGACATTTTTAGAGAAGGTTGATATGTTGTCCAACGCCGAAGAAGGAGCGACATTTCTTCTCACAACATCACAAAATAAAGATGAGGTCTGGGATACCCTACCCATTGAGGTACAGGAGCAACTCGTCTCGAAAAAAATGAAGTTCTATATCATAGATGCCTTTTCTATTGCAAACGAACTTGCCCTTGGCACAAGAATCAACACGATCATGCAGACTGCTTTTTTCATTATTTCCGGAATCATACCAAAAGATGATGCTATTCAATCAATCAAATCGGAAATTAGAAAAACCTATATAAAAAAGGGTGAAGAAGTAGTCAGATTAAACTATAATGCCGTGGACAAAGCGATGCAAAGTATTGTTGAGGTGCCTGTGCCAGACAAGGCAACAAGCAGGATCAGGATGCGACAGATTATACCTGATGATGCACCAGAGTTTATTAAGCGTGTTACAGCACAGATGATCGCCAACAAAGGCGACTGCTTACCCGTTTCTGCCATACCTGATGACGGCACCTGGCCAACAGGAACCACGCAGTTCGAAAAGAGAAATATAGCAATTGAAATTCCTGTCTGGGAACCTGACATCTGCATACAATGCGGACAATGTTCATTTGTATGCCCGCATGCGACGATCAGGATAAAGGCATATGATCCCGCTTTGCTAAAACATGCACCTTCTACTTTTAAATCTGCTGATGCTGCAGGAAAGGAACTCAAGGACCTCAAATTTACCGTACAGGTAGCACCTGAGGATTGTACGGGCTGTGGTTCCTGTGTATTTGTATGTCCTGGACGCAAAAAGGATGCTGAAGGAAAAAAGATACCGGACTTTAAAGCGATCAATATGAGACTTCAGGAACCACTACGGCAAAAAGAGGTTGAAAATTATAGATTCTTCCTCAGCTTGCCTGACCTTGACCCGTCCAAATATAAGATTACAACGGTTAAAGGAAGCCAGTTTTCAAAACCCCTGATTGAATATCATAGTGCCTGTGCAGGTTGTGGCGAAACCCCTTATATAAAACTGCTTACCCAATTATTAGGAGACCGCCTGATTATTGCAAACTCTACAGGCTGCTCCTCAATCTATGGCGGAAACCTGCCAACAACCCCTTACACGAAAAGGGATGATGGCAGAGGGCCTGCATGGTCAAATTCTTTGTTTGAAGACAATGCCGAGTTTGGCTTAGGCATGAGACAGACGATGGATAAATTCTATGAAGAGGCCGTAGCGTTGATGGATACGCTTGCGGCAAATCATGCATATGCAGACGTAAAAGCGTTATTCAACTCAATCAAAAATGCAGACCAGTCTTCCCGTGAAGGTATTGAAGCACAGCGGGCACGCATTGAAGAGTTGAAAAAGAGGTTGTCAAATGACAACTCCGCTCACGCAAAACACCTTCTTTCGCTTGCCGATTATCTTGTAAAAAAATCCGTATGGGCAATCGGAGGCGACGGATGGGCGTACGACATTGGTTACGGCGGGGTTGATCATACGCTGGCGTCCGGAGAAAACATAAAGATATTGATCCTGGACACAGAGGTCTATTCAAATACCGGAGGTCAGATGTCCAAAGCAACTCCTTTGGCAGCAATGGCCCAGTTTGCGGCAGGCGGAAAGAGGACCCCCAAAAAGAATATCGGAACAATTATGTCTACTTATGGAAATGTTTATATTGCACAGGTAGCTTTCGGGGCTAATCAATTACAAACGGTAAAAGCCCTCGCAGAGGCTGAGGCGTATAACGGACCGGCACTCATTATTGCCTATTCAACTTGTATAGCACATGGGATCGAGATGAGTAAAGGGGTTGAACAGATGAAAAAGGCTGTCGCCTGTGGTCACTGGCCTCTTTTCCGTTACAATCCGGAATTAGAGGCAGAAAGGAAGCCCCCGCTTGTTATTGACAGTGATGAACCAACAATCTCATTTGCAGAATATGCATATCAGGAAAATCGCTATCGTGCACTAAGGGCAAGCAATCCCCAGTTGGCAGCAACGCTTATGGAACAGGCCGAAGCCGATGTAAAAAGAAGATGGAAAATATTAAAGCACATGGCAAAATGGTCTCCTGAATAACTTTTCATATTTATACAGAAGGAAAGCTTATTGGCTCTTCATTTCTTCTGGATATCTGACGACCAATTACAGATTTTTGCCTGTTTAGGAATATGAATTATGATTATTCTTATCATGGGGGTGTCCGGAAGTGGTAAAACTACCCTTGGAAAAGACTTGGCGGTACGTCTTGGTCTGCCGTTTTACGATGCCGATTCTTTTCATACATCCCAAAACATTGAAAAAATGAACCGCGGCATTGCATTGACTGATGAAGACCGTCTTCTCTGGCTTCAAAGGCTTGCATCAAAGATGAAACAATGGGAGGAGGCCGGTGGGGCTACTGTGGCCTGCTCTGCCCTGCGGGATAAGTACCGCACTCTATTGCAGGAGGAATCCGGAGCGGGAATCCTGTTCGTCTATATCAAAGGATCTCCGGCTATTATTCATGAACGCCTTACGAGGAGAACCGGACATTTTTTCAATCCGATTCTCCTGGATAGCCAGTTTTTGACATTGGAGGAACCCGCAGGCGCAATCGTCGTCGATGCCGGGCTTACGACGCAACAACAATGTGAAACAGTCATGCGTTCAGAATACCTTGCCAGATGGTATGTCAGCAGGAAGACCGATTAACAAGGTAAGGACATGGTTAATGTAAAGGCACTTGTTCGTAATGCTGAATATTGGCAGAAAAGGGTATCCGCTTATAAGTGCAGAACAAATTATGGCATGCCCGTTATTATAAAAATATGAAGCAGCCCTGAGAAAAAGATACCGAATTACCATGCATGGTTTTGCAGGTATAAACTATATTGTAATAGATTCTTTCCTGTTTTTTTCAACTTTCAGCCCAAAATATGTTATTACCAACTCAGAAGAAAACGTATTAATAATATTATGAATCTCACCGGGCTCAGTCATAATACAAAACCCTTTCTTTACCTGATATTCTCTATCTTCAATACGGATAATTCCTTCACCTGCTTCAACATAGAAAACCTCGTATAAATTCTCATGGGCATGTGCGCCGGATGTCTGGCCGGATTTAAATCGTGCCTGAGAAAAATTCGTTAAATAGGGTATTTCACCTTCCCTTAGCATCACCCTTTTCTTTATTTCAGGATTGTGGGAAACGGATTCATCTGGCAAATCAGAAAGAGAGATAATTTTCATAAACGATAGTATAGAAGATTTTTAACAAAATATACAGAAAGAAAAGCGCTTGTAATACTTTTTATTACTATTTTGTCATTATTTTAATCCTTGAAAGCGAAAAATAAAGAACTATAATTTATTCGTTACACTCTTGATTTTGAACGAAAGAAGACAGAGAGCAATTCTTTAATAAGGACAGAAATATAATGAAATGGTCGCAAACACTGATTCCGACACTCAAGGAGAACCCTTCAGAAGCAGAGATTGATAGTCATAAGCTCATGATCAGGGCAGGGCTTATCCGAAGGATTACTGCAGGGGCTTACGCATATCTGCCACTCGGGACACTGGTATTAAATAAAGTCATAAATATTATACGTGAAGAAATGAACCGTGCCGGAGCAGTTGAGACATTTCTCCCGACACTTCAACCATTAAACCTTTTAGAGCAAAGCGGACGTCTGAAAGTGTTTGGTGATGATTTAATCACTTTTAAAGACCGGCATGGTAAAGTAACTGCATTAGGTCCCACCCATGAGGAGATTATTACGGAAATTGTGAGAAATGAGATTAATTCCTACCGGCAGCTTCCTCTTACGTTGTATCAGATTCAGACAAAGTTTCGTGATGAAACCAGACCCAGGTTCGGGGTCCTGCGCAGTAAGGAATTTATTATGAAAGATGCTTATAGTTTTGATGTGGATTGTGAGGGGCTCAACAAAAGCTATAAAGCTATGTATGAGGCATATTGCCGCATCTTTGACCGATGCGGCCTTAAGTATCTTATTGTCGATGCGGACTCCGGCGCTATGGGAGGAGATGTCTCCCATGAATTTATGGTACCAAGTAATGTCGGCGAAGACATTTTGATTCGTTGTCTTAACTGCGGATACAGCGCCAATTGTGAACGTGCTGAATCTGCGCCCATTCCTCCGGAAAATGATGTAGTTTCCCAACCACTGCAGGAAGTACCTACTCCAGGTAAGCGCACCATTCAGGAAGTCAGTGATTTTCTAAACATAGAACCGTCCCGGATGGTTAAAACGATGATTTACATTGTTAACGGGCAATCTGTTGCCATACTTATCCGAGGCGATCACGAAGTGAATGAGACAAAGCTGGCTAAGTTTCTTGGGCAAGAAACGATTTCTCTTGCAGATCACAATACAATAGAACATATCACGGGAGCACCAGTCGGATTTGCAGGCCCTGTAGGTCTGCCGGTAAAGATTATTGCCGACCAGGCCATTTCTTCGCTCAGTAATTTCGTTACCGGTGCTAATAAGGCAGATACCCATTTGTTGCAGGTTAATCACGGAAGGGATTTTGTGATTGACCAGACTGCTGACATAAGATATGTAACCAAAGGTGATAAATGTCCGAAGTGCAATCAGGAAATCAATATTTCAGAAGGCATTGAAATAGGTCACGTTTTCAAACTGGGAACAAAATACAGTGACGCGCTCAGGGCTAAATTCCTGGATACTGACAGTAAGGAGAAATCCATGATTATGGGATGCTATGGGATCGGCGTCAACCGTATCATTGCATCCCTTATTGAAATATCGCATGATAAAGATGGTATCATATGGCCGTTATCGTTAACCCCATACCACGTCATTATCATTCCCGTGAATGTTAATGACGCTTATA is part of the Candidatus Jettenia sp. AMX2 genome and harbors:
- a CDS encoding gluconokinase is translated as MIILIMGVSGSGKTTLGKDLAVRLGLPFYDADSFHTSQNIEKMNRGIALTDEDRLLWLQRLASKMKQWEEAGGATVACSALRDKYRTLLQEESGAGILFVYIKGSPAIIHERLTRRTGHFFNPILLDSQFLTLEEPAGAIVVDAGLTTQQQCETVMRSEYLARWYVSRKTD
- a CDS encoding proline--tRNA ligase codes for the protein MKWSQTLIPTLKENPSEAEIDSHKLMIRAGLIRRITAGAYAYLPLGTLVLNKVINIIREEMNRAGAVETFLPTLQPLNLLEQSGRLKVFGDDLITFKDRHGKVTALGPTHEEIITEIVRNEINSYRQLPLTLYQIQTKFRDETRPRFGVLRSKEFIMKDAYSFDVDCEGLNKSYKAMYEAYCRIFDRCGLKYLIVDADSGAMGGDVSHEFMVPSNVGEDILIRCLNCGYSANCERAESAPIPPENDVVSQPLQEVPTPGKRTIQEVSDFLNIEPSRMVKTMIYIVNGQSVAILIRGDHEVNETKLAKFLGQETISLADHNTIEHITGAPVGFAGPVGLPVKIIADQAISSLSNFVTGANKADTHLLQVNHGRDFVIDQTADIRYVTKGDKCPKCNQEINISEGIEIGHVFKLGTKYSDALRAKFLDTDSKEKSMIMGCYGIGVNRIIASLIEISHDKDGIIWPLSLTPYHVIIIPVNVNDAYSIKIANQIYYDLTNNAGMEVLLDDRDQRPGVKFKDADLIGIPIKIILGKKFADTKELEIKLRKSGETFLVPREEVKSKLHYLFNMLSESC
- a CDS encoding cupin domain-containing protein, producing the protein MKIISLSDLPDESVSHNPEIKKRVMLREGEIPYLTNFSQARFKSGQTSGAHAHENLYEVFYVEAGEGIIRIEDREYQVKKGFCIMTEPGEIHNIINTFSSELVITYFGLKVEKNRKESITI
- the nifJ gene encoding pyruvate:ferredoxin (flavodoxin) oxidoreductase, giving the protein MGQKTVTVDGCTACAHVVHAVNEIITIYPITPSSPIAEICDAKSAAGEVNIWGTVPKVCQMQSEAGVGGAIHGSLTTGALATTISCSQGLLLLLPNMYKIAGELTPTVFHITARSLACQGLSIFGDHSDVMATRATGFAMLCSKNVQESMDFALIAQAAALEARIPFLHFFEGFRVSHEIQKIEEIGFDDMRTMIPDDLIIAHRKRGLTPDRPCIRGTSQNPDVYFQGRETVNKYYQAAPAIVQKVMNTFAGIVGRQYKLFEYFGDPNAERIIITMGSSGETVYDTINTLNAKGERLGLVQVRLFRPFDVEAFAASLPASVKAIAVLDRTKEPGTTGEPLYLDVRTAVGEAMERELTAFTRYPTIVGGRYGLGSKDFTPAMVKAVFDNILQGKPRNHFTVGIHDDVTGSSLEYDESFTIEESDVFRALFYGLGSDGTVSANKNTIKIIGTETDNYAQGYFVYDSKKSGAMTISHVRFGKEKIHKPYLVPKANFIACHNPTFLEKVDMLSNAEEGATFLLTTSQNKDEVWDTLPIEVQEQLVSKKMKFYIIDAFSIANELALGTRINTIMQTAFFIISGIIPKDDAIQSIKSEIRKTYIKKGEEVVRLNYNAVDKAMQSIVEVPVPDKATSRIRMRQIIPDDAPEFIKRVTAQMIANKGDCLPVSAIPDDGTWPTGTTQFEKRNIAIEIPVWEPDICIQCGQCSFVCPHATIRIKAYDPALLKHAPSTFKSADAAGKELKDLKFTVQVAPEDCTGCGSCVFVCPGRKKDAEGKKIPDFKAINMRLQEPLRQKEVENYRFFLSLPDLDPSKYKITTVKGSQFSKPLIEYHSACAGCGETPYIKLLTQLLGDRLIIANSTGCSSIYGGNLPTTPYTKRDDGRGPAWSNSLFEDNAEFGLGMRQTMDKFYEEAVALMDTLAANHAYADVKALFNSIKNADQSSREGIEAQRARIEELKKRLSNDNSAHAKHLLSLADYLVKKSVWAIGGDGWAYDIGYGGVDHTLASGENIKILILDTEVYSNTGGQMSKATPLAAMAQFAAGGKRTPKKNIGTIMSTYGNVYIAQVAFGANQLQTVKALAEAEAYNGPALIIAYSTCIAHGIEMSKGVEQMKKAVACGHWPLFRYNPELEAERKPPLVIDSDEPTISFAEYAYQENRYRALRASNPQLAATLMEQAEADVKRRWKILKHMAKWSPE